A stretch of Gloeocapsopsis sp. IPPAS B-1203 DNA encodes these proteins:
- a CDS encoding methyltransferase has product MITTKPNPNMPPDLPPQVAMMQMLGGLRVARLIYAAAELGIADLLADGSQTVEALAQATGTHAPSLYRLMRSLASVGIFAEYECYFSLTPLAEFLQSDTPDSVRAAVKFFGQDWHWNVWENLHYSVKTGEPAFEYLYKQGLFEFYQDPEVARVSNESKASISQRAAQSLLANYDFSLINKVVDIGIFASGGTVISLLQANPTMQGVLFDYPAAIAAATSAIESAKVADRCELIAGNCLDSVPSGGDAYILMFVVHNWDDNRAVQLLKNCREAMSADGRLLIVEMIMPLGNQPFVGKLIDLESLLTTPGGYERTEAQYRSLLASAGLQVTRIIPTQTANSIIEAVRA; this is encoded by the coding sequence ATGATTACTACTAAACCAAATCCCAATATGCCACCAGACTTACCTCCACAAGTGGCAATGATGCAAATGTTAGGGGGTTTACGAGTAGCACGATTAATCTATGCTGCTGCTGAATTGGGCATTGCTGACTTATTAGCAGATGGTTCTCAAACTGTTGAGGCGTTGGCACAAGCAACCGGAACTCATGCACCATCACTTTATCGGTTGATGCGATCGCTTGCAAGTGTTGGTATTTTTGCCGAGTATGAGTGTTATTTTAGCTTAACGCCCCTTGCTGAGTTCCTTCAAAGTGACACTCCTGATTCAGTCCGCGCTGCTGTTAAATTTTTTGGTCAAGATTGGCACTGGAATGTTTGGGAAAATCTGCATTACAGTGTCAAAACTGGAGAACCTGCGTTTGAATACCTTTATAAACAAGGATTATTTGAATTTTATCAAGATCCCGAAGTTGCGCGAGTTTCTAACGAGTCCAAGGCGAGTATTTCGCAGCGTGCAGCGCAATCGCTACTTGCAAATTATGACTTTTCATTGATTAATAAAGTCGTTGATATTGGTATTTTTGCCAGTGGCGGCACAGTTATTTCACTGTTACAAGCAAACCCCACAATGCAAGGGGTACTTTTTGATTATCCTGCGGCGATCGCTGCGGCAACTTCAGCAATTGAATCAGCCAAAGTTGCAGATCGCTGTGAATTGATTGCAGGTAATTGTTTAGATTCAGTACCTAGTGGCGGTGATGCATACATTCTCATGTTTGTCGTTCACAATTGGGATGACAATCGCGCAGTGCAACTTCTGAAAAACTGTCGTGAGGCAATGTCAGCAGATGGCAGACTTTTAATCGTAGAAATGATTATGCCTCTTGGTAATCAGCCTTTTGTCGGAAAGTTAATTGATTTAGAATCGTTACTCACAACTCCTGGTGGCTATGAACGTACTGAAGCACAATACCGATCTCTCTTAGCATCTGCTGGTCTTCAGGTAACAAGAATTATCCCTACACAAACTGCTAATAGCATCATCGAAGCTGTACGCGCTTGA
- a CDS encoding methyltransferase, which translates to MMSQANLQPKPKKPPMALIQAMMNVTSSLQKFRAKMMPPQVAMVEMINAYQVSQAIYVAAQLGIADLLKDGAKSSKELAHLTRVDEQSLYRLLRSLASFGIFAEDEEKCFDLTALAVTLQIDSPESVRAWAIMSGEKWHWNLWSNLIESVKTGKTAVEYTFGKPNIFEYFVQDSQAGNHFDEAMTNLASLNNSAIATGYDFSGISKLVDIGGGYGSHLTTILKTYPSIKGVLFDQPSVIAGAKEFITENGLAERCELVAGDFFQSVPPGGDVYLLKTVIHDWDEHNAVKILKNCRRAMTEHSKLLLVEAVIPPGNTPYFGKLLDLEMLTTSGGRERTEAEYRTLFDAAGFKLTKVFATASPWKIIEAVGVS; encoded by the coding sequence ATGATGTCTCAAGCAAATCTTCAACCAAAACCTAAAAAGCCTCCTATGGCGCTGATTCAAGCAATGATGAATGTTACCAGTTCATTGCAGAAATTTAGAGCCAAAATGATGCCACCCCAAGTGGCAATGGTGGAGATGATCAATGCTTACCAGGTTTCGCAAGCAATTTATGTTGCAGCACAACTAGGAATTGCTGACTTGCTTAAAGATGGCGCTAAAAGTAGTAAGGAACTAGCACACCTGACTAGAGTAGATGAACAGTCACTTTATCGATTATTGCGATCGCTTGCGAGTTTTGGAATATTTGCCGAAGACGAGGAAAAATGCTTTGACTTAACAGCTTTAGCTGTGACGTTACAAATAGATTCTCCTGAATCAGTACGTGCTTGGGCAATTATGTCAGGTGAAAAGTGGCACTGGAATTTGTGGAGTAACTTGATTGAAAGTGTCAAAACAGGTAAAACCGCTGTTGAATATACCTTTGGTAAGCCAAATATTTTTGAGTACTTTGTCCAAGATTCTCAAGCTGGCAATCATTTTGATGAGGCGATGACTAATTTAGCTTCGTTAAATAATAGCGCGATCGCCACTGGCTACGATTTTTCAGGAATCTCTAAATTAGTTGATATTGGTGGTGGTTATGGTAGTCATCTGACAACAATTCTTAAAACATATCCATCAATCAAAGGTGTTCTATTCGATCAGCCATCTGTCATTGCTGGTGCTAAAGAGTTTATTACAGAAAATGGACTAGCGGAGCGGTGTGAGTTAGTTGCTGGCGACTTTTTTCAGTCTGTACCGCCAGGCGGTGATGTTTACCTTCTTAAAACCGTTATTCATGACTGGGATGAACATAATGCAGTTAAGATTCTCAAAAACTGTCGTCGCGCCATGACAGAACACAGCAAGCTATTGCTTGTTGAAGCAGTAATTCCTCCTGGAAATACACCTTATTTCGGTAAACTTCTGGATTTAGAAATGTTAACAACTTCTGGTGGACGCGAACGTACAGAAGCAGAATATCGCACACTTTTTGATGCCGCAGGTTTCAAGCTGACAAAAGTCTTTGCCACAGCATCTCCTTGGAAAATCATTGAGGCTGTTGGTGTTAGTTGA
- a CDS encoding antibiotic biosynthesis monooxygenase family protein: MTTIVNNEELTTISKDTDCITLINVFIVEPENQQLLVDLLVKATEEVMCNLPGFIAANIHKSLDGKRVTNYAQWQSIEDFRGIFNNPEAVAHMPAIGKIAQSDPTLYEVCYTKHS; this comes from the coding sequence ATGACTACAATCGTCAACAACGAAGAACTCACCACAATATCTAAAGATACTGACTGCATCACTTTAATTAATGTATTTATTGTTGAGCCAGAAAACCAGCAATTACTCGTTGATTTATTAGTAAAAGCAACTGAAGAAGTCATGTGTAATCTTCCTGGTTTTATTGCGGCAAATATCCACAAAAGTTTAGACGGTAAAAGAGTAACAAACTACGCACAATGGCAAAGTATTGAGGACTTTCGCGGTATTTTTAATAATCCTGAAGCTGTGGCACATATGCCTGCAATCGGTAAAATTGCACAATCCGATCCGACGCTTTACGAAGTTTGCTACACCAAACATTCTTAG
- a CDS encoding methyltransferase, which yields MVSSQHKPSDATAPRPLVAQGVPPQVKILQMMNAYRLAQSISVVAKLGIADLLTQPQSITELAQTTATHEQSLYRLLRVLASFDIFTEDESGLFHLTPRGALLQSNVSNSLRDYAIVVGEMWHWRMWGGILHSFKTGEPAFDHLFGMEFEEYYQQNPEVAKNFDGAMVSALAMTDVAILANYDFASFECIVDIGTGGQGDGKLIASILKNNSLQRGVYFDSPTRIEQVKRLVEVTGLSDRCEVVTGDVFASFPSGGNVYIIKNLIHDYDDDRAIAILKNCRQAIAEHGKLLLIEIVIPPGNEPSLGKILDVEALLMSTGAIERTEEQYREVLSASGFQLTNVISSKSPMSIIESIPA from the coding sequence ATGGTTTCATCGCAACACAAACCCTCAGACGCTACAGCACCTCGTCCACTAGTTGCTCAAGGCGTACCACCGCAAGTAAAAATTCTTCAAATGATGAATGCTTATCGACTTGCACAGTCGATTTCTGTGGTGGCAAAGCTTGGTATTGCAGACTTGTTGACACAACCACAGAGTATTACAGAGTTAGCACAAACAACAGCAACTCACGAACAGTCACTTTATCGATTGTTGAGAGTACTTGCTAGTTTTGATATCTTCACTGAAGACGAGAGCGGTTTATTTCACTTGACCCCTAGAGGTGCGTTACTACAGAGTAACGTTTCCAATTCGCTACGAGATTATGCGATCGTTGTTGGTGAAATGTGGCACTGGCGGATGTGGGGAGGAATTCTTCACAGTTTTAAAACAGGTGAACCTGCCTTTGACCATCTTTTTGGAATGGAGTTTGAAGAATACTATCAGCAAAATCCTGAAGTTGCCAAAAATTTTGATGGAGCAATGGTCAGTGCTTTAGCGATGACTGACGTGGCAATTTTAGCTAACTATGACTTTGCCTCGTTTGAGTGCATCGTTGATATTGGAACAGGAGGTCAAGGAGATGGTAAACTCATTGCTTCCATATTAAAGAACAACTCATTGCAACGTGGAGTTTACTTCGACAGTCCAACTCGAATTGAACAGGTAAAACGGCTTGTTGAAGTAACAGGGCTGAGCGATCGCTGCGAAGTTGTCACAGGTGATGTCTTTGCATCTTTTCCTTCTGGTGGTAATGTTTACATTATTAAAAATTTAATTCACGATTATGATGACGATCGCGCGATCGCTATTTTAAAAAACTGCCGTCAGGCGATCGCAGAACATGGCAAACTGTTACTTATTGAGATAGTTATTCCTCCAGGTAACGAACCATCTTTAGGCAAAATTTTAGATGTAGAAGCACTGCTAATGAGTACGGGTGCAATCGAACGCACCGAAGAACAATATCGAGAAGTCCTCAGCGCATCTGGTTTCCAACTTACAAACGTTATCTCCTCAAAGTCTCCAATGAGCATTATTGAATCTATACCAGCTTGA
- a CDS encoding type ISP restriction/modification enzyme, with the protein MNTVVEQHVRNRQSSNKQDNKLYPALRKAAWHEVHSQRQGRFIADVRIRGIMRIYSQKRNDEQPISILADYPVIGNNIVDVVRYAEPKQSGENGLIWINKKQYFKNIPSQVWNYQICQKWIKDREGSYLSNKDIRQYQRIVTALNEMIELMAGIEAVFQLGSNKEQLFIAAHQ; encoded by the coding sequence ATGAACACAGTAGTGGAACAACACGTTAGAAATCGCCAATCATCTAACAAACAAGATAATAAACTTTATCCTGCATTGCGCAAAGCAGCTTGGCATGAAGTTCATTCTCAACGGCAAGGAAGATTCATAGCAGATGTTCGTATTCGCGGAATTATGCGTATATATTCACAAAAGCGTAATGACGAACAGCCTATATCGATACTCGCTGACTACCCTGTTATAGGTAATAACATTGTCGATGTAGTGCGTTACGCAGAACCAAAGCAGAGTGGCGAAAACGGACTAATTTGGATCAACAAAAAGCAGTACTTCAAGAACATACCATCACAAGTTTGGAACTATCAAATTTGTCAAAAATGGATCAAAGATCGTGAAGGTTCTTATCTCAGTAACAAAGATATTCGACAATATCAACGGATAGTAACCGCATTGAATGAAATGATTGAGTTAATGGCAGGAATTGAGGCAGTATTTCAGCTTGGCTCAAATAAAGAACAATTATTTATCGCCGCTCATCAGTAA
- a CDS encoding DevA family ABC transporter ATP-binding protein yields MQKPALKIQSLNHYYGRGVLQKQTLLDINLEIGVGEFVIITGQSGSGKTTLLSLIGGLRSVQTGSIQFLGQELSGTSQKRLVQLRRQIGYIFQSHNLLGFLTAQQNVQMAAQVNDNISMQAARARSQTMLQAVGLGDRLNYYPENLSGGQKQRIAIARALVNQPKLVLADEPTASLDSTSGRAVVELMQHLAQEQMCTIVMVTHDNRILDVADRIIHMEDGRLSYNNSLTPARLSRQFESNT; encoded by the coding sequence ATGCAAAAACCAGCACTTAAAATTCAATCTCTCAATCATTACTATGGTAGAGGTGTTTTACAAAAGCAAACTTTACTAGATATTAATTTGGAAATTGGTGTAGGAGAGTTTGTCATTATTACAGGGCAATCAGGCTCAGGAAAAACAACGCTACTAAGTTTGATTGGTGGTTTAAGATCTGTACAAACAGGAAGTATCCAGTTTCTTGGTCAGGAATTATCTGGTACTAGTCAGAAAAGATTAGTTCAACTGCGGCGTCAAATTGGCTATATTTTTCAATCGCACAACCTGCTAGGCTTTCTCACTGCTCAACAAAATGTTCAAATGGCAGCGCAGGTCAATGATAACATCTCGATGCAAGCTGCCCGTGCGCGATCGCAAACGATGCTACAGGCAGTTGGTTTAGGCGATCGCCTAAATTACTATCCGGAAAACCTCTCAGGCGGGCAAAAACAACGCATTGCAATTGCTAGGGCTTTAGTAAATCAACCCAAACTTGTGTTAGCTGACGAACCTACAGCATCATTAGATAGTACATCTGGGCGTGCTGTCGTCGAGTTAATGCAGCATCTTGCTCAAGAACAGATGTGTACGATCGTGATGGTGACACACGATAATCGCATCTTAGACGTTGCAGATCGCATTATTCATATGGAAGATGGTCGCTTAAGCTACAACAATAGCCTTACACCAGCACGCCTATCGAGGCAATTTGAGAGTAACACCTAA
- the devC gene encoding ABC transporter permease DevC, whose translation MIRKIPLAWLQLTREKTRLIVALAGIAFANILMFMQLGFREALFDGNVQFHQSLNGEIVVINPQSDALLSLKTFSQRRLYQVLALEEVESVHPIYIGFTSWRNPQTRKLRSIQVIGFDPDASIVNLPGVQQNLDKIKQPDVFLFDQGSRQEFGTIAADFLQGKAIATEVGGRTIKIGGLFQLGTSFGADGNLMTSDLNFFRLFNQDGRNFGLIDIGLVKLKPGASTEVVLEKLRSSITQKDIRLLSKQEFIDFEKSYWASSTAIGFIFTLGTIMAFVVGTVIVYQILYSEIADHLPEYATLKAIGYTQIYLLIVIFQQALILAILGYMPGFAFATFQYSIVQKETLLPITMTIGRALLVLLLTVLMCCISGAIAIRKLSAADPADIFN comes from the coding sequence ATGATTCGTAAAATTCCTTTGGCATGGTTACAACTCACGCGTGAAAAAACACGGTTAATCGTAGCATTAGCTGGAATTGCTTTTGCCAATATTTTAATGTTTATGCAATTAGGTTTTCGAGAAGCACTGTTTGATGGTAATGTTCAGTTTCACCAAAGCTTGAATGGCGAAATTGTTGTCATCAATCCTCAATCGGATGCGTTACTTTCTCTGAAAACTTTTTCCCAGCGGCGTTTGTACCAAGTTTTAGCACTTGAGGAAGTGGAATCCGTTCATCCTATTTATATAGGTTTTACTTCATGGAGAAACCCTCAAACACGCAAGCTGCGTAGTATTCAAGTCATTGGATTTGACCCAGATGCTTCTATCGTTAACTTACCAGGAGTCCAACAAAACCTCGATAAAATTAAGCAACCAGATGTTTTTTTGTTCGACCAAGGTTCGCGTCAAGAGTTCGGTACAATCGCCGCTGATTTTCTGCAAGGGAAGGCGATCGCAACTGAAGTAGGAGGTCGCACAATTAAAATTGGTGGATTGTTTCAGTTAGGAACATCATTTGGTGCTGATGGTAATTTGATGACAAGCGATTTGAATTTTTTTCGATTATTTAATCAAGATGGACGGAACTTCGGACTCATTGATATAGGTTTAGTTAAACTTAAACCAGGAGCAAGCACTGAGGTTGTTCTTGAAAAACTACGCAGTTCGATAACCCAGAAAGATATTAGATTACTATCGAAACAAGAGTTTATTGATTTTGAAAAATCTTATTGGGCAAGTAGTACGGCAATTGGCTTTATCTTTACTCTGGGAACAATCATGGCGTTTGTTGTGGGAACTGTGATTGTTTATCAAATATTGTACAGTGAAATTGCCGATCATTTACCAGAATATGCAACACTCAAAGCAATAGGTTATACTCAAATCTACTTATTAATTGTTATTTTTCAACAAGCCTTAATATTAGCCATTTTAGGCTATATGCCTGGATTTGCTTTCGCAACTTTTCAATATAGCATAGTACAAAAAGAAACGCTTTTGCCAATTACAATGACGATAGGTCGAGCACTATTGGTATTACTTTTGACCGTTTTAATGTGCTGCATATCGGGTGCGATCGCCATACGTAAACTAAGTGCTGCTGACCCAGCAGATATCTTTAATTAA
- a CDS encoding HlyD family efflux transporter periplasmic adaptor subunit: protein MSSVTEKPRSVEQPHSNSKGKWRVSLALATSVVIGTVALIRFYQVPNQNTPTTVTPTTPITQSIVALGRLEPQGEVITLSPPSSAQGARVEQILVKEGDWVKAGETVAVLDTHTRLAAALENAQADVQVARAALAKIQAGAQTGEIEAQKAAIARLEAELEGQQETLQATVARQVAALRNAQSDYERYQQLYQEGAISTQELETRRLNAETAQQQVNESQASRNETIVTLQRQIDEARANLNRITEVRPTDVREAQAQVNRMVAAVKLTQADLALSYIKAPIDGEIIKLHTRSGETISTNGIAELARTDQMVVIAEVLEEDISKVRPGQAVSVTSENRAFTEKIKGTVAQVGRQIGKQNILDSDPAADVDARVVEVRISLPTTASELVSGFTYAKVVVEINV, encoded by the coding sequence ATGTCAAGCGTCACAGAGAAGCCAAGGTCAGTTGAGCAGCCGCATTCAAATTCAAAAGGTAAGTGGCGTGTTTCTCTAGCCCTTGCGACAAGTGTTGTTATCGGAACAGTTGCTTTAATAAGATTTTATCAGGTTCCAAATCAAAATACCCCTACAACAGTCACTCCGACGACACCAATTACTCAATCTATTGTTGCTTTAGGGCGTTTAGAACCGCAGGGAGAAGTCATAACACTGTCTCCACCAAGTTCAGCACAAGGCGCAAGGGTTGAGCAGATCTTAGTAAAAGAGGGCGATTGGGTTAAAGCAGGTGAAACAGTTGCGGTTCTAGACACTCATACTCGTCTTGCAGCTGCGCTAGAAAATGCTCAAGCCGATGTTCAAGTTGCGCGGGCGGCGTTAGCAAAAATCCAGGCGGGAGCGCAAACAGGAGAAATCGAAGCTCAAAAAGCTGCGATCGCACGTCTCGAAGCTGAATTAGAAGGACAACAAGAAACTTTGCAAGCAACAGTTGCTCGTCAAGTAGCAGCGCTGCGCAATGCCCAAAGTGACTACGAACGCTACCAGCAATTGTATCAAGAGGGTGCCATTTCTACTCAAGAACTTGAGACGAGACGCTTAAATGCAGAAACTGCACAACAGCAAGTGAATGAAAGCCAAGCAAGTCGTAACGAAACAATTGTAACTCTGCAACGACAAATTGATGAAGCGCGAGCCAATCTCAACCGCATTACAGAAGTACGCCCAACTGATGTGCGCGAAGCCCAAGCCCAAGTAAATCGTATGGTTGCTGCTGTTAAATTAACTCAAGCAGATTTAGCGTTGAGCTATATTAAAGCTCCAATTGATGGTGAAATCATTAAACTTCACACTCGTTCTGGAGAAACAATTAGCACAAATGGAATTGCTGAACTGGCTCGTACCGATCAAATGGTTGTCATTGCAGAAGTTCTTGAAGAAGATATTAGCAAAGTGCGTCCTGGTCAAGCAGTAAGTGTTACTAGTGAAAACCGCGCTTTTACTGAAAAAATTAAGGGAACTGTAGCTCAAGTTGGCAGACAAATTGGTAAACAAAATATTCTAGATAGCGATCCTGCTGCGGATGTTGATGCCAGAGTAGTAGAAGTGAGAATTAGTTTACCCACAACGGCTAGCGAATTAGTTTCTGGTTTTACTTACGCCAAAGTGGTTGTAGAAATTAATGTTTAA
- a CDS encoding choice-of-anchor tandem repeat NxxGxxAF-containing protein, with protein MSRYKFTQISQVSASHAVFRGATINDQGTVIFEGFGNEAYPPSGIFASKGEENATVVDGSPFTHIFFSSNINNNNTKSFIGVFYSPDFVESYRGVFVKKNGEVSTIVDSNSEFGYFSHAKMNNKGTIVFNALLDTAESGIFVSKDGKVTNIASSSDRFSNFNVGFRTVGTDGPASAFSVPSINDADTVAFHATLDTGATGIFLGRGKGTITVADSTGRFRSFSSPSINNNGTVAFLAQLNDGKHGIFKKRRDQEIETFVDDSSPFSFFQSNPALNDQGQIAFLAYLDAGGGSGIYTGKNPNTNKVIAVGDPLAGSKVVDLIIGGNSLNNAGQVTFEAILENGSIAVFRADPVTQSHSGTLSLVSVSIFAMVGLCWRKWHNSVGK; from the coding sequence ATGTCTCGATATAAGTTTACCCAAATTAGTCAAGTTAGTGCTTCCCATGCTGTATTTAGAGGCGCTACTATCAATGACCAAGGAACCGTAATTTTTGAAGGCTTTGGTAACGAAGCTTATCCGCCGAGTGGAATTTTTGCTAGTAAAGGAGAGGAGAATGCAACAGTTGTTGATGGCAGCCCTTTCACTCATATTTTCTTCAGTTCTAATATCAATAACAACAACACTAAGTCATTTATCGGTGTTTTTTATAGTCCAGATTTCGTAGAATCTTATAGAGGTGTTTTTGTCAAGAAGAATGGGGAAGTTAGTACTATTGTTGATAGCAATAGCGAATTTGGTTACTTTAGCCACGCCAAGATGAACAACAAAGGTACAATAGTTTTTAATGCCCTTTTGGATACAGCAGAATCTGGGATTTTTGTAAGTAAAGATGGCAAAGTTACAAATATTGCTTCAAGTAGCGATCGCTTTAGTAATTTCAATGTCGGTTTTAGAACTGTAGGAACTGATGGTCCTGCTAGCGCTTTTAGCGTACCATCTATTAATGATGCTGACACAGTTGCCTTTCACGCTACCTTGGATACAGGAGCAACTGGTATCTTTCTCGGTAGAGGTAAAGGAACTATTACAGTTGCTGATAGTACTGGTAGATTTAGATCTTTCAGTTCACCATCAATTAATAACAATGGAACTGTTGCTTTTTTAGCTCAATTGAATGATGGCAAGCACGGTATCTTTAAAAAGAGACGCGATCAAGAAATAGAGACATTTGTTGACGATAGTAGTCCTTTTAGCTTTTTTCAATCGAATCCTGCACTTAATGACCAAGGTCAAATTGCCTTTTTAGCTTATCTTGACGCAGGAGGTGGTAGTGGTATTTATACAGGAAAAAACCCGAATACTAATAAAGTTATTGCGGTTGGCGATCCTCTTGCTGGTTCTAAAGTGGTAGATTTGATTATTGGAGGAAACAGTTTGAATAATGCTGGTCAAGTTACCTTTGAAGCAATCTTAGAAAATGGTAGTATTGCAGTTTTTCGTGCTGATCCAGTGACTCAATCTCATAGCGGTACACTCTCTCTTGTATCTGTCAGCATTTTCGCTATGGTTGGTTTGTGTTGGCGTAAATGGCATAATTCAGTTGGTAAGTAG
- a CDS encoding cellulase family glycosylhydrolase — MKYANRPCSRSRFIRFGLLVLSSGLTTMICDRLQAAQPTTVKTSRLQTLAKGFNLAHWQRHSLLDGYYTEAKLQQYKHLGLTYTRLPVVLSTFFNDNNPGVLKTDSLAALDAIVRLHIKTGLGIILSPFNHPKSLYSDPAVLAKFVAFFNAFAAHMNRTDPEKVFLEVMNEPNAETPQAWDRVQTELVKAIRSGAPDHTIIASSNVSATTNDWNNARSLPMTRIVADKNVVYNFHFYEPFVFTHQGASWGWRATQFMKNIPYPATLAKVDPLLNAIQDTEAKKAIEHYAQQQWDRGRLISLLSPIANWARTNKVAVLCNEFGAIPWTVPRSSLLHYLKDVRQVLESLEIGWGQWFELDVRDEELMQALGLESIRDIRSSSSKLHTYHT, encoded by the coding sequence ATGAAGTATGCTAACCGCCCTTGTTCTCGGTCTCGTTTTATCCGGTTTGGGCTACTGGTACTGTCTTCTGGATTGACAACAATGATATGCGATCGCCTCCAAGCGGCACAACCTACAACAGTTAAAACCAGCCGATTACAGACTTTAGCCAAAGGTTTCAACCTCGCACACTGGCAACGACACAGCCTCTTAGATGGATACTATACTGAGGCAAAATTGCAGCAGTACAAGCATTTAGGGCTAACTTACACCCGCCTACCAGTTGTTTTATCAACATTTTTTAATGACAACAACCCTGGTGTTTTAAAAACTGACTCACTAGCGGCACTTGATGCGATCGTGCGTCTTCATATCAAAACAGGGCTAGGAATTATATTGTCGCCGTTCAATCATCCTAAATCGTTGTATTCTGATCCTGCTGTACTGGCTAAATTTGTCGCATTCTTCAACGCTTTTGCGGCTCACATGAACCGCACCGATCCCGAGAAAGTGTTTTTGGAAGTAATGAATGAACCGAATGCAGAAACACCTCAAGCCTGGGATCGAGTGCAAACTGAGTTAGTTAAAGCTATTCGCTCGGGCGCACCAGATCATACAATTATTGCAAGTTCCAATGTCAGTGCTACTACAAATGATTGGAACAACGCGCGATCGCTACCGATGACTCGCATTGTTGCAGATAAGAACGTAGTGTACAACTTTCACTTCTACGAGCCATTTGTTTTCACCCATCAAGGTGCTTCCTGGGGATGGCGTGCTACACAGTTTATGAAGAACATCCCCTATCCTGCAACTCTTGCCAAAGTTGATCCCCTACTCAATGCAATTCAGGATACCGAGGCAAAAAAGGCTATAGAGCATTATGCTCAACAACAGTGGGATCGAGGTCGGCTGATAAGTCTCTTATCTCCTATTGCAAACTGGGCAAGAACGAACAAAGTAGCAGTTTTGTGTAACGAATTCGGTGCAATTCCCTGGACAGTTCCTCGAAGTTCACTGCTGCACTATCTTAAAGATGTTAGACAAGTGCTAGAGTCTTTGGAGATTGGCTGGGGACAATGGTTTGAGTTAGATGTTCGCGATGAGGAATTGATGCAAGCACTTGGGTTGGAATCAATTCGGGATATTCGTAGTTCGTCATCAAAGTTGCACACATATCACACGTAA
- a CDS encoding glycosyltransferase family 2 protein: protein MKKVTVIIPVYKVEKYIGAAVASVLAQTYQNWELLIVDDGSPDASVTICQQFDDARIKIIQQSNSGVSAARNTGIRHAQGEYIAFLDGDDLWLPQKLEKHLAHLESSFRVGVSFSRSAFIDESGKLLGTFMMPKLKDITPSYLLIDSVVGNGSAAVIRREVIKDSAMQDCCFDEQLHHAEDLEYWLRIAIQTSWQIEGISDALTLYRVNPQGASKNLLKQLESFEKVLAKTRTYAPELIAQCERPAKAYQLKSLARSAIRLQAGFVAVKLMHQALATHWSILKEPRRTLMTVVAAYLLWFLPESFYRRIETTALKAIGAVQKYRILQARQSG from the coding sequence ATGAAAAAAGTAACGGTGATTATTCCGGTGTACAAAGTAGAGAAGTATATAGGTGCAGCAGTAGCATCAGTACTAGCACAGACATATCAAAACTGGGAACTGTTGATCGTGGATGATGGCTCACCGGATGCAAGTGTGACAATTTGTCAGCAGTTTGACGATGCCAGAATAAAAATTATTCAACAGTCAAACAGTGGTGTATCCGCAGCACGCAATACGGGAATTCGTCATGCCCAAGGTGAATATATAGCATTTTTAGATGGCGACGACTTATGGCTACCACAAAAGCTGGAAAAACATCTGGCGCATCTAGAATCTTCTTTTCGTGTGGGTGTCAGCTTTAGCCGTTCCGCTTTTATTGATGAATCAGGCAAGTTGCTTGGGACATTTATGATGCCTAAACTTAAAGATATTACTCCGTCATATCTCCTGATTGATAGTGTCGTTGGGAACGGTTCTGCGGCTGTGATCCGGCGAGAAGTTATAAAAGATAGTGCGATGCAGGATTGTTGTTTCGACGAGCAATTGCATCATGCTGAGGATCTGGAATATTGGCTGCGTATTGCAATTCAAACTTCTTGGCAAATTGAGGGAATTTCTGATGCCCTTACATTGTATCGAGTCAATCCTCAAGGAGCTTCAAAAAATTTACTCAAGCAGCTAGAGTCTTTTGAGAAGGTATTAGCAAAGACCCGAACCTATGCACCTGAACTAATTGCACAGTGCGAACGTCCCGCTAAGGCTTATCAACTCAAGTCGCTGGCGCGTAGTGCGATTCGACTACAAGCAGGCTTTGTAGCTGTCAAGTTAATGCATCAAGCTTTGGCGACTCATTGGAGCATTTTGAAAGAACCGCGTCGTACGCTAATGACTGTAGTTGCTGCGTACTTACTTTGGTTTTTACCAGAATCTTTTTATCGCCGGATTGAGACTACTGCTTTAAAAGCCATAGGGGCTGTACAAAAGTACCGCATTTTGCAAGCCAGACAATCAGGATGA